The Xiphophorus maculatus strain JP 163 A chromosome 21, X_maculatus-5.0-male, whole genome shotgun sequence genome window below encodes:
- the esyt2 gene encoding extended synaptotagmin-2 isoform X6 — protein sequence MKIHDREPLRINGVKVYTENVDRRQIIMDLQISFVGNTEIDVDIKRYYCKAGIKSIQIHGVMRVVMEPLLGDVPLVGGLSLFFLKKPLLDINWTGLSNILDIPGLNGFSNNLIQDIIYSYLVLPNRITIPLVGVEDLAKLRFPMPKGVLRIHFLEAQDLEGKDQFLGGLIKGKSDPYGILHVSNQMFQSKTIKESLHPKWNEVYEALVYEPSGQHLEIELFDEDPDKDDFLGSLLIDLTKVYNEQKVDEWFELEETPTGKLHLKLEWLSLFSTPEKLDQVLRCVRADRSPAKDGLSSALLVVFLDSAKNLPGVFTGSLGCGNLSERRASGLIFCESDTSECSANFSAKKNSSEPSPYVHFTVGHKTFESKVRYKTREPLWEDSFSFLVHNPTRQELEVEIKDDKHKCTLGILRVPLSDLLSEEDMTLAQCFPLKNSGPSSTIKLKLALRILSLEKQFSSDLPSAVQVRKSSVPHTAPAPSLSQSASESQLLSATPSKPVRTSTLTLQDPDGEPYSASPRRSTPNLSTSMSSSQKYLPHKESTPSLASDISLPIATLELQQRLRQLQNGSASSQYPLGKIQLTVRHSSQRNKLVVVVHSCQNLIAFTKDGSDPFIRLYLLPDKSRSGRRKTSTMKKSLNPVYDQTFEFNVSTVELHRRTLDVAVKNGRSILSKHKGLLGKVLVDLSGDDISKGFTQWYNLTEDGSSSQELRRSQESLITQ from the exons ATGAAAATACACGACAGAGAG CCGCTCAGGATCAATGGAGTCAAGGTTTATACAGAAAATGTGGATCGGAGGCAGATCATCATGGACCTGCAGATCAG CTTTGTTGGGAACACTGAGATTGATGTGGACATCAAACGCTACTACTGCAAAGCTGGGATCAAGAGCATTCAG ATCCACGGTGTAATGAGAGTGGTGATGGAACCCTTGCTGGGGGACGTGCCTCTAGTTGGAGGACTGTCCCTGTTTTTCCTCAAGAAGCCA CTTCTAGACATAAACTGGACTGGCCTCTCAAATATCCTGGACATTCCTGGGCTCAA CGGCTTCTCTAACAATCTGATTCAAGACATAATCTACAGTTATTTGGTTTTACCCAACCGAATCACTATCCCTCTGGTTGGTGTGGAGGACCTGGCCAAGCTACGATTTCCAATGCCTAAG GGAGTGCTAAGAATTCACTTCCTCGAGGCTCAAGATCTGGAAGGCAAGGATCAATTTCTCGGAGGACTCATCAAGGGAAAGTCGGACCCTTATGGCATCCTGCATGTCAGCAACCAAATGTTTCAGAGCAAGACGATTAAGGAGAGCCTCCATCCCAAGTGGAATGAGGTTTATGAG GCTCTTGTGTACGAACCTTCTGGTCAGCATCTGGAGATTGAGCTGTTTGATGAAGATCCGGACAAAGATGATTTCCTTGGAAG CCTCCTGATTGACTTGACCAAGGTGTACAATGAACAAAAGGTTGATGAG TGGTTTGAACTGGAAGAAACACCTACAGGGAAACTCCACTTAAAATTGGAATGGCTGTCTCTATTCTCCACCCCAGAGAAGCTGGACCAG GTTTTAAGATGTGTGCGCGCAGATAGAAGCCCAGCAAAAGATGGACTCTCGTCAGCACTATTAGTGGTCTTTCTGGACTCGGCGAAGAATTTGCCA GGTGTCTTCACAGGCAGCTTAGGCTGTGGAAACTTGAGTGAGAGGAGAGCTTCTGGCTTAATCTTTTGTGAGAGCGATACTTCTGAGTGTAGTGCAAATTTT TCGGCCAAGAAGAACAGCAGTGAACCCAGCCCTTATGTCCACTTCACAGTTGGGCACAAAACCTTTGAGAGTAAG GTCCGTTACAAGACCAGGGAGCCTCTGTGGGAGGATTCCTTCTCTTTCCTTGTTCACAATCCGACAAGGCAGGAGCTTGAAGTGGAG atAAAGGATGATAAGCATAAATGCACACTGGGTATCTTACGGGTGCCTTTGAGTGACCTGCTGTCAGAGGAAGATATGACGCTGGCTCAGTGCTTTCCTCTGAAGAACTCTGGACCCAGCTCCACCATCAAACTAAAGTTGGCTTTAAGG ATACTTTCACTGGAGAAGCAATTCTCTTCAGACCTGCCCTCTGCAGTCCAGGTCAGGAAGTCCAGTGTTCCCCACACAGCCCCGGCCCCCTCATTGAGTCAGTCCGCTTCAGAGTCCCAGCTGCTTTCTGCCACACCTTCAAAGCCAGTACGCACCTCCACTCTCACCCTCCAGGATCCCGACGGCGAGCCGTACTCCGCCAGCCCTCGCCGCAGCACACCCAACCTGAGCACCAGTATGTCTAGTTCCCAGAAGTACCTGCCTCACAAGGAGTCCACCCCCAGCCTGGCGTCGGACATCTCTCTGCCCATCGCCACCCTGGAGCTTCAGCAAAGACTTCGTCAGCTGCAGAA TGGCTCGGCCTCCAGTCAGTACCCGCTGGGTAAGATCCAGCTCACTGTTCGGCACAGCTCCCAGAGGAACAAACTTGTTGTGGTGGTGCACTCTTGCCA AAACCTGATAGCCTTCACCAAAGATGGCTCAGATCCCTTCATACGGCTGTACTTGCTGCCTGACAAGAGCCGGTCGGGAAGGCGGAAGACGAGCACGATGAAGAAGTCTCTTAATCCGGTTTATGATCAAAC GTTTGAGTTCAATGTTTCCACGGTGGAGCTGCACAGGAGAACTCTGGATGTAGCGGTAAAGAATGGAAGGAGCATCCTGTCCAAACACAAAGGCCTTTTGGGAAAG GTGCTGGTAGATTTAAGTGGAGACGATATATCAAAAGGATTCACTCAGTG GTATAATTTAACGGAAGATGGTTCATCATCTCAAGAATTGAGAAGAAGTCAGGAATCCCTCATCACACAGTGA
- the esyt2 gene encoding extended synaptotagmin-2 isoform X2 produces MSGDTMTAVRGAHSNNASPATPKENGHSVQHASNFPHTSPGSALDDTPVYSSSELTHTWVHFVKTFVIIFPIYALGYFEFSFSWLLIGLFIFFCWRRNAGGKLSRLSRALAFFDQEERCAKHSLTSSDLPPWVHFPDVERVEWLNKTVMQMWPYICQFVEKLFREMIEPAVKECHVHLSTFCFSKIDIGNKPLRINGVKVYTENVDRRQIIMDLQISFVGNTEIDVDIKRYYCKAGIKSIQIHGVMRVVMEPLLGDVPLVGGLSLFFLKKPLLDINWTGLSNILDIPGLNGFSNNLIQDIIYSYLVLPNRITIPLVGVEDLAKLRFPMPKGVLRIHFLEAQDLEGKDQFLGGLIKGKSDPYGILHVSNQMFQSKTIKESLHPKWNEVYEALVYEPSGQHLEIELFDEDPDKDDFLGSLLIDLTKVYNEQKVDEWFELEETPTGKLHLKLEWLSLFSTPEKLDQVLRCVRADRSPAKDGLSSALLVVFLDSAKNLPNNLSDITHDGLKQVSVFKALKSAKKNSSEPSPYVHFTVGHKTFESKVRYKTREPLWEDSFSFLVHNPTRQELEVEIKDDKHKCTLGILRVPLSDLLSEEDMTLAQCFPLKNSGPSSTIKLKLALRILSLEKQFSSDLPSAVQVRKSSVPHTAPAPSLSQSASESQLLSATPSKPVRTSTLTLQDPDGEPYSASPRRSTPNLSTSMSSSQKYLPHKESTPSLASDISLPIATLELQQRLRQLQNGSASSQYPLGKIQLTVRHSSQRNKLVVVVHSCQNLIAFTKDGSDPFIRLYLLPDKSRSGRRKTSTMKKSLNPVYDQTFEFNVSTVELHRRTLDVAVKNGRSILSKHKGLLGKVLVDLSGDDISKGFTQWYNLTEDGSSSQELRRSQESLITQ; encoded by the exons ATGTCAGGAGACACAATGACAGCAGTCCGCGGAGCCCACTCAAACAATGCGAGCCCTGCGACTCCAAAGGAGAACGGACACAGCGTCCAGCATGCGTCCAACTTTCCCCATACCTCTCCGGGGAGCGCACTCGACGACACCCCGGTGTATTCCAGCAGCGAGCTCACCCACACATGGGTCCACTTCGTAAAGACTTTTGTCATAATTTTCCCAATTTACGCCCTGGGGTATTTTGAATTCAGTTTCAGCTGGCTGCTGATTggactttttatctttttctgctGGAGGAGAAACGCAGGAGGGAAGCTCAGCCGGCTGAGCCGAGCTCTTGCTTTCTTTGACCAAGAGGAGCGATGTGCCAAACATAGCCTAACCAGCTCTGATTTACCACCATGG GTCCATTTCCCAGATGTAGAGCGGGTGGAGTGGTTAAACAAG ACTGTCATGCAGATGTGGCCGTACATCTGTCAGTTTGTGGAAAAACTGTTCCGCGAGATGATCGAGCCGGCGGTGAAGGAGTGCCACGTCCATCTCAGCACCTTCTGCTTCAGTAAGATCGACATAGGAAACAAA CCGCTCAGGATCAATGGAGTCAAGGTTTATACAGAAAATGTGGATCGGAGGCAGATCATCATGGACCTGCAGATCAG CTTTGTTGGGAACACTGAGATTGATGTGGACATCAAACGCTACTACTGCAAAGCTGGGATCAAGAGCATTCAG ATCCACGGTGTAATGAGAGTGGTGATGGAACCCTTGCTGGGGGACGTGCCTCTAGTTGGAGGACTGTCCCTGTTTTTCCTCAAGAAGCCA CTTCTAGACATAAACTGGACTGGCCTCTCAAATATCCTGGACATTCCTGGGCTCAA CGGCTTCTCTAACAATCTGATTCAAGACATAATCTACAGTTATTTGGTTTTACCCAACCGAATCACTATCCCTCTGGTTGGTGTGGAGGACCTGGCCAAGCTACGATTTCCAATGCCTAAG GGAGTGCTAAGAATTCACTTCCTCGAGGCTCAAGATCTGGAAGGCAAGGATCAATTTCTCGGAGGACTCATCAAGGGAAAGTCGGACCCTTATGGCATCCTGCATGTCAGCAACCAAATGTTTCAGAGCAAGACGATTAAGGAGAGCCTCCATCCCAAGTGGAATGAGGTTTATGAG GCTCTTGTGTACGAACCTTCTGGTCAGCATCTGGAGATTGAGCTGTTTGATGAAGATCCGGACAAAGATGATTTCCTTGGAAG CCTCCTGATTGACTTGACCAAGGTGTACAATGAACAAAAGGTTGATGAG TGGTTTGAACTGGAAGAAACACCTACAGGGAAACTCCACTTAAAATTGGAATGGCTGTCTCTATTCTCCACCCCAGAGAAGCTGGACCAG GTTTTAAGATGTGTGCGCGCAGATAGAAGCCCAGCAAAAGATGGACTCTCGTCAGCACTATTAGTGGTCTTTCTGGACTCGGCGAAGAATTTGCCA AACAACCTGTCAGATATCACCCATGACGGGTTGAAGCAAGTCTCGGTCTTTAAGGCCCTGAAG TCGGCCAAGAAGAACAGCAGTGAACCCAGCCCTTATGTCCACTTCACAGTTGGGCACAAAACCTTTGAGAGTAAG GTCCGTTACAAGACCAGGGAGCCTCTGTGGGAGGATTCCTTCTCTTTCCTTGTTCACAATCCGACAAGGCAGGAGCTTGAAGTGGAG atAAAGGATGATAAGCATAAATGCACACTGGGTATCTTACGGGTGCCTTTGAGTGACCTGCTGTCAGAGGAAGATATGACGCTGGCTCAGTGCTTTCCTCTGAAGAACTCTGGACCCAGCTCCACCATCAAACTAAAGTTGGCTTTAAGG ATACTTTCACTGGAGAAGCAATTCTCTTCAGACCTGCCCTCTGCAGTCCAGGTCAGGAAGTCCAGTGTTCCCCACACAGCCCCGGCCCCCTCATTGAGTCAGTCCGCTTCAGAGTCCCAGCTGCTTTCTGCCACACCTTCAAAGCCAGTACGCACCTCCACTCTCACCCTCCAGGATCCCGACGGCGAGCCGTACTCCGCCAGCCCTCGCCGCAGCACACCCAACCTGAGCACCAGTATGTCTAGTTCCCAGAAGTACCTGCCTCACAAGGAGTCCACCCCCAGCCTGGCGTCGGACATCTCTCTGCCCATCGCCACCCTGGAGCTTCAGCAAAGACTTCGTCAGCTGCAGAA TGGCTCGGCCTCCAGTCAGTACCCGCTGGGTAAGATCCAGCTCACTGTTCGGCACAGCTCCCAGAGGAACAAACTTGTTGTGGTGGTGCACTCTTGCCA AAACCTGATAGCCTTCACCAAAGATGGCTCAGATCCCTTCATACGGCTGTACTTGCTGCCTGACAAGAGCCGGTCGGGAAGGCGGAAGACGAGCACGATGAAGAAGTCTCTTAATCCGGTTTATGATCAAAC GTTTGAGTTCAATGTTTCCACGGTGGAGCTGCACAGGAGAACTCTGGATGTAGCGGTAAAGAATGGAAGGAGCATCCTGTCCAAACACAAAGGCCTTTTGGGAAAG GTGCTGGTAGATTTAAGTGGAGACGATATATCAAAAGGATTCACTCAGTG GTATAATTTAACGGAAGATGGTTCATCATCTCAAGAATTGAGAAGAAGTCAGGAATCCCTCATCACACAGTGA